In Sphingomonas psychrotolerans, the following proteins share a genomic window:
- a CDS encoding HesB/IscA family protein, translating to MATLRTRPAALNLTERAHARIAELMAKAPEGTVGVKLSTPRRGCSGLAYSVDYVSEAKPFDEKIETPGGTFFVDGASVLYLVGSTMDWVEDDFTAGFVFENPNAKGSCGCGESFTV from the coding sequence ATGGCCACGCTCCGCACGCGCCCCGCCGCGCTCAACCTCACCGAACGTGCGCATGCCCGCATCGCCGAACTGATGGCCAAGGCCCCGGAGGGTACCGTCGGAGTCAAGCTCTCCACGCCGCGGCGGGGCTGTTCGGGGCTGGCTTATTCGGTCGACTATGTCAGCGAGGCCAAGCCGTTCGACGAGAAGATCGAGACCCCCGGCGGCACCTTTTTCGTCGATGGCGCCTCGGTGCTCTATCTGGTCGGATCGACGATGGACTGGGTCGAGGACGATTTCACTGCAGGCTTCGTCTTCGAGAATCCGAATGCCAAGGGCAGCTGCGGCTGCGGCGAGAGCTTCACCGTCTAG
- a CDS encoding glycosyltransferase family 2 protein — MPRLALVMIVRNEARCIARCIDSVRQHVDVMIVLDTGSTDDTVAIAERCGATVHHFTWCDDFSAARNAALAFSDADWNLILDADEWLEGDVAALGSQTLPPAPAPARFIGGVRIVNQAGPDQPAARKFIPRILPRGVRYEGRIHEQPVSPLPLPMTVLPLALRHDGFEDAQLARKAGRNEALLRAELDANPDDSYFWFQLGREHLVRGNADAAADALLSAHRTSAPDAAWRHGVVVAALQALKRAERFDEALAFADAEHAHWQRSPDFYFAVADLYLEYASRNPAIAMGELLPIVEGAWKRCLEIGERPDLDGSVEGCGSHLAAQNLAMFYETLGIEDEAQSYTEMAAGMRGRLAA, encoded by the coding sequence ATGCCCCGATTGGCGCTCGTCATGATCGTGCGGAACGAGGCGCGCTGCATCGCGCGCTGCATCGATAGCGTGCGGCAGCATGTCGACGTGATGATCGTGCTCGACACTGGATCGACCGACGACACGGTGGCGATCGCCGAGCGGTGCGGCGCGACGGTCCATCACTTTACGTGGTGCGACGATTTTTCCGCGGCGCGCAATGCCGCACTGGCTTTCTCGGACGCCGACTGGAATTTGATCCTCGACGCCGACGAGTGGCTCGAAGGCGACGTGGCCGCACTCGGCAGCCAGACACTGCCCCCTGCCCCCGCTCCGGCGCGCTTCATCGGCGGTGTCAGGATCGTCAATCAGGCCGGGCCGGACCAGCCGGCGGCGCGCAAATTCATCCCGCGGATCCTGCCGCGCGGAGTTCGCTATGAAGGGCGAATCCACGAGCAGCCGGTCTCGCCTTTGCCTTTGCCAATGACAGTGCTGCCGCTCGCGCTGCGCCACGACGGGTTCGAAGACGCGCAGCTCGCGCGCAAGGCCGGGCGCAACGAAGCGCTGCTGCGCGCCGAGCTGGACGCCAATCCCGATGATTCCTATTTTTGGTTCCAGCTCGGCCGCGAGCATCTCGTGCGCGGCAACGCCGATGCGGCGGCCGATGCGCTGCTCTCTGCGCATCGCACCAGCGCGCCCGACGCGGCATGGCGCCACGGCGTGGTCGTCGCCGCGCTGCAGGCGCTCAAGCGCGCCGAACGGTTCGATGAGGCGCTGGCATTCGCCGACGCCGAGCACGCCCATTGGCAGCGCTCGCCCGATTTCTACTTCGCAGTCGCCGACCTCTATCTCGAATATGCCAGCCGCAACCCGGCGATCGCGATGGGCGAATTGCTGCCGATCGTCGAAGGGGCGTGGAAGCGCTGTCTCGAAATCGGCGAGCGCCCCGACCTCGACGGGTCGGTCGAGGGCTGCGGCAGCCATCTCGCCGCGCAGAACCTCGCAATGTTCTACGAGACTCTCGGCATCGAAGACGAGGCGCAATCCTATACGGAGATGGCCGCCGGGATGCGCGGGCGGCTGGCCGCCTAG
- a CDS encoding DUF3617 domain-containing protein — protein sequence MRAIIVLGAATLALSACQSAEEKHAAETGEIDVTNAPTDQVSKLIKAAAPKTAVKPGLWKAELRIEAVDTGPGIDQAQQLGLAKRLERDAIECKTAAQLKPFDIEKLEKAAGKCTFIRYVSKGGKVDAKIQCSKPNAPATAILINGTTSATGFDVTIDNQTGAAGQPGYSLVKMRSIGTRVGECPASAKG from the coding sequence ATGCGCGCCATCATCGTCCTCGGAGCGGCTACCCTCGCCCTCTCCGCCTGCCAATCCGCCGAGGAGAAGCACGCCGCAGAAACCGGCGAGATCGATGTGACCAACGCCCCCACCGATCAGGTCTCGAAGCTGATCAAGGCCGCCGCGCCGAAGACCGCGGTCAAGCCCGGCCTGTGGAAGGCCGAACTGCGGATCGAAGCGGTCGATACCGGCCCGGGAATCGATCAGGCGCAGCAGCTCGGGCTGGCGAAGCGGCTCGAGCGCGACGCGATCGAGTGCAAGACCGCCGCGCAATTGAAGCCGTTCGACATCGAGAAGCTCGAGAAAGCCGCCGGCAAATGCACTTTCATCCGCTATGTCTCGAAGGGCGGGAAGGTCGATGCCAAGATCCAGTGCAGCAAGCCCAATGCGCCCGCCACGGCGATCCTGATCAACGGCACCACATCGGCCACCGGCTTCGACGTGACGATCGACAACCAGACCGGCGCCGCCGGCCAGCCCGGCTATTCGCTGGTCAAGATGCGCTCGATCGGCACCCGCGTCGGCGAATGTCCCGCATCCGCCAAAGGCTGA
- a CDS encoding TonB-dependent receptor encodes MRTKLFAGVAFAALMIPASALAQSTGTIDFEEGSEEIVVTGTRTQNGVNGIVVPDTTKTRGVLNQEFIQRQAPGQSVNDLINQLPGVSYTNNDPFGSSGGSLNIRGFEGSRISQTFDGIPLNDSGNYAIYGNQQLDPELIEQVNVNMGTTDVDSPTAGATGSTVNYRTRNPGEDFGVRLIGSVGDFDFFRVFGMVDTGTFTSFGTRAWLSASTARNHSPFNDRAQVEKQQYNAKLYQPLGDNGDFVAISGHWNENRNNFQGSVPLRTDVVQYNTSTGAVTAPRVVGPNTGDRFPITNDEREYSVPLCQINNTARAGILDAANSCGSVFDERFNPSNTGNVRINSRFTLAEGLVFAADPYYQYTKANGGGTTVGQEARRDVNPALQNPALPSSATNPANSNCNTTPNGATVSCQVGYIGGTPYFGRDLNGDGDLLDTVRLLTPSQTQTHRIGVISSLRYTLSPGQTVRVAYTYDRARHRQTGETGFLQYNGKPYDVFPVNDPVLDVNGNALQKRDRLSFAILHQFAAQYNGEFFDGTVRVDAGISVKFMRRNLNNYCATSSAAGFIECFGPDTAAQAAWLAANPTQTVPYAAGVEGATCPANPVPATNCTFPTQGPQQRIVDYKRALPNIGYVADITDKLSLYGNFSQSIQVPGTDNLYNSFFYPVTADQANPKPETTDNLETGVRYRSSKIQAQVAAWYTNYNNRLASSYDADLDKTVYRNLGKVKRFGFDGTIAYRPINELSVYAFGSYLESEIQDNVVAGRTGAGAPIYAQTKGKRESNAPIYTFGGGAQANLGFVDFGFNVKRTGPRYVYDTNESVQQIVAFTAANSPTGVAQTRTIQVFGNKVPAYTLVDFNARLPLGWAGLNDKTYFQLNVLNAFDKLWVSSLNSGNGALNQGPTFNPTNGAVTAYGNAPNSQIGYPRTFMGSLVVGF; translated from the coding sequence ATGCGCACAAAGCTTTTTGCCGGCGTGGCTTTTGCCGCGCTGATGATTCCCGCGAGCGCGCTCGCGCAGTCGACCGGCACGATCGACTTCGAAGAGGGCAGCGAAGAGATCGTTGTCACCGGTACGCGCACGCAGAACGGCGTGAACGGCATCGTGGTTCCCGACACCACGAAAACCCGCGGCGTGCTCAACCAGGAATTCATCCAGCGCCAGGCCCCCGGCCAGTCGGTCAACGACCTGATCAACCAGCTTCCGGGCGTCAGCTATACCAACAACGATCCGTTCGGTTCGTCGGGCGGTTCGCTCAACATCCGCGGCTTCGAAGGCAGCCGCATCAGCCAGACCTTCGACGGCATTCCGCTCAATGATTCGGGCAACTACGCCATCTACGGCAACCAGCAGCTGGATCCCGAGCTGATCGAGCAGGTCAACGTCAACATGGGCACCACCGACGTGGACAGCCCAACCGCCGGCGCCACCGGCTCGACGGTGAACTACCGCACCCGCAATCCGGGCGAGGATTTCGGCGTCAGGCTGATCGGTTCGGTGGGCGACTTCGACTTCTTCCGTGTCTTCGGCATGGTCGATACCGGCACCTTCACCTCGTTCGGCACCCGCGCCTGGCTCTCGGCGAGCACGGCGCGCAACCACTCGCCGTTCAACGACCGCGCTCAGGTCGAGAAGCAGCAGTATAACGCCAAGCTCTACCAGCCGCTGGGCGACAATGGCGACTTCGTCGCAATCTCCGGTCACTGGAACGAGAACCGCAACAACTTCCAGGGTTCGGTGCCGCTGCGCACGGACGTGGTTCAGTACAATACCTCGACCGGCGCCGTTACCGCGCCGCGCGTCGTCGGCCCGAACACCGGCGATCGTTTCCCGATCACCAACGACGAGCGCGAATATTCGGTGCCGCTCTGCCAGATCAACAATACCGCCCGCGCCGGCATTCTCGATGCGGCCAATAGCTGCGGCTCGGTATTCGACGAACGTTTCAACCCGTCGAACACCGGCAATGTCCGCATCAATTCGCGCTTCACGCTCGCCGAAGGCCTCGTCTTCGCGGCCGATCCCTACTACCAGTACACCAAGGCCAACGGCGGCGGCACCACGGTCGGCCAGGAAGCCCGCCGCGACGTCAATCCGGCGCTGCAGAACCCGGCGCTGCCGTCCTCGGCAACCAATCCGGCCAATTCGAACTGCAACACCACGCCCAACGGTGCGACGGTGAGCTGCCAGGTCGGCTATATCGGCGGCACGCCCTATTTCGGCCGTGACCTGAACGGCGACGGCGATCTGCTCGACACCGTCCGTCTGCTTACGCCGAGCCAGACCCAGACCCATCGTATCGGTGTGATCTCGTCGCTGCGTTACACGCTGTCGCCCGGCCAGACCGTGCGTGTCGCCTACACCTATGATCGCGCACGCCATCGCCAGACCGGCGAGACCGGGTTCCTGCAGTATAACGGCAAGCCCTATGACGTCTTCCCGGTCAACGATCCGGTCCTCGACGTGAACGGCAACGCTCTCCAGAAGCGCGACCGGCTGTCCTTCGCCATCCTGCATCAGTTCGCTGCGCAATATAATGGCGAGTTCTTCGACGGCACCGTCCGCGTCGACGCGGGCATCAGCGTCAAATTCATGCGCCGGAACCTGAACAACTATTGCGCCACGTCGAGTGCTGCAGGCTTCATCGAGTGCTTCGGCCCGGACACCGCGGCGCAGGCCGCGTGGCTTGCGGCGAACCCGACGCAGACCGTGCCCTACGCCGCAGGCGTCGAGGGTGCGACCTGCCCGGCCAACCCGGTACCGGCCACCAACTGCACCTTCCCTACCCAGGGACCGCAGCAGCGCATCGTCGATTACAAGCGCGCCCTGCCGAACATCGGGTACGTCGCCGACATCACCGACAAGCTCTCGCTTTACGGCAACTTCTCGCAGAGCATCCAGGTCCCGGGTACGGATAATCTGTACAACTCGTTCTTCTATCCGGTGACCGCCGATCAGGCGAACCCGAAGCCCGAAACCACGGACAATCTGGAAACCGGCGTGCGCTATCGCTCGTCGAAGATCCAGGCGCAGGTCGCGGCCTGGTACACCAACTATAACAACCGGCTCGCTTCGTCCTACGACGCCGATCTGGACAAGACGGTGTATCGCAACCTCGGCAAGGTGAAGCGCTTCGGTTTCGACGGCACGATCGCCTATCGCCCGATCAACGAGCTGAGCGTCTATGCCTTTGGTTCGTACCTCGAATCGGAGATCCAGGACAACGTCGTCGCCGGCCGCACCGGGGCAGGCGCGCCGATCTACGCTCAGACCAAGGGCAAGCGCGAATCGAACGCCCCGATCTACACCTTCGGCGGCGGTGCGCAGGCAAATCTGGGCTTTGTGGACTTCGGCTTCAACGTGAAGCGTACCGGCCCGCGCTACGTCTACGACACCAACGAGTCGGTGCAGCAGATCGTCGCCTTCACTGCGGCGAACAGCCCAACCGGCGTTGCGCAAACGCGTACCATCCAGGTCTTCGGCAACAAGGTTCCGGCCTATACGCTCGTCGACTTCAACGCGCGCCTCCCGCTCGGCTGGGCCGGTCTCAACGACAAGACCTACTTCCAGCTGAACGTGCTCAACGCGTTCGACAAACTGTGGGTGAGCTCGCTCAACAGCGGCAACGGCGCGCTGAACCAGGGCCCGACCTTCAACCCAACGAACGGCGCGGTCACTGCATACGGCAACGCACCGAACTCGCAGATCGGCTATCCGCGCACCTTCATGGGTTCGCTGGTGGTGGGCTTCTAA
- the mgrA gene encoding L-glyceraldehyde 3-phosphate reductase has translation MSYPQPWTADPMRYDGRMPYRRCGRSGLDLPAISLGLWQNFGGADVFETGRAMLRRAFDRGVTHFDLANNYGPPYGSAEENFGRVMASDFASHRDELVISTKAGWDMWPGPYGDVGGSRKYLIASCDQSLKRMGLDYVDIFYSHRVDPKTPLEETMGALAHIHRQGKALYIGISSYSPELTRQAAAILAEYRVPLLIHQPSYSMLNRWVEESLLAALGDLGTGCIAFSPLAQGMLSSKYLNGVPADARAAKGGSLGHGLLSQENITRIRALNAIAERRGQTLAQMAIAWVLRDPRVTSALIGARTVEQLDNSLDAVKSLNFSPEELAEIDTHATEGAVDLWKVSSTLEELPQR, from the coding sequence ATGTCCTATCCCCAGCCCTGGACCGCCGACCCCATGCGCTACGACGGCCGCATGCCCTATCGCCGCTGCGGGCGCAGCGGCCTTGATCTGCCCGCGATCAGCCTCGGCCTCTGGCAGAATTTCGGCGGCGCGGACGTGTTCGAGACCGGCCGCGCGATGCTGCGCCGCGCCTTCGACCGCGGCGTCACTCATTTCGATCTCGCGAACAATTACGGCCCGCCTTACGGCTCCGCCGAGGAGAATTTCGGCCGTGTCATGGCGAGCGATTTCGCCAGCCACCGCGACGAACTGGTGATCTCAACCAAAGCCGGCTGGGATATGTGGCCGGGGCCGTACGGCGATGTCGGCGGATCGCGCAAATATCTGATCGCCTCGTGCGATCAGAGCCTGAAGCGGATGGGGCTCGATTATGTCGACATCTTCTATTCGCACCGGGTTGACCCGAAGACCCCGCTCGAGGAAACGATGGGCGCGCTCGCCCATATCCACCGGCAGGGCAAGGCGCTCTATATCGGCATCTCCAGCTACTCGCCCGAGCTGACCCGCCAGGCCGCGGCGATCCTCGCCGAATACAGGGTGCCTCTGCTCATCCACCAGCCGAGCTATTCGATGCTCAATCGCTGGGTGGAAGAGAGCCTGCTCGCCGCGCTCGGCGATCTCGGCACTGGCTGCATCGCCTTCTCGCCGCTCGCGCAGGGGATGCTCTCGTCCAAATATCTGAACGGGGTTCCCGCCGACGCACGCGCCGCCAAGGGCGGTTCGCTCGGCCACGGTCTGCTGTCGCAGGAGAATATCACGCGCATCCGGGCGCTCAACGCCATCGCCGAACGCCGCGGTCAGACGCTCGCGCAGATGGCGATCGCGTGGGTGTTGCGCGATCCGCGGGTGACTTCGGCGTTGATCGGCGCGCGCACGGTGGAGCAGCTCGATAACTCGCTCGATGCGGTAAAAAGTCTCAATTTCAGTCCTGAGGAGCTTGCGGAGATCGACACCCATGCAACCGAAGGCGCCGTCGATCTTTGGAAGGTATCATCCACGCTAGAGGAACTGCCCCAAAGATGA
- a CDS encoding SUF system Fe-S cluster assembly protein, with translation MNEERKIAVEEVDAVETPPKARVEEVHETFERKRDYLAGFLSQKPEPHPAGEPGGDLYESVITALKEIYDPEIPVNIYDLGLIYGVDITADGHASVQMTLTTPHCPVAESMPGEVELRVGSVPGIGHAEVNLVWDPPWDPQKMTDDAKLELGML, from the coding sequence GTGAACGAGGAACGCAAGATCGCAGTGGAAGAGGTCGACGCCGTCGAGACGCCGCCCAAGGCGCGGGTCGAGGAGGTCCATGAGACGTTCGAGCGCAAGCGCGACTATCTCGCCGGCTTCCTGTCGCAAAAGCCCGAGCCGCATCCGGCGGGTGAGCCCGGCGGCGACCTCTATGAGTCGGTGATCACCGCGCTCAAGGAAATCTACGATCCCGAAATCCCGGTGAACATCTACGATCTCGGGCTGATCTACGGCGTCGACATTACCGCCGACGGCCATGCCTCGGTGCAGATGACGCTGACCACGCCGCATTGCCCGGTAGCCGAATCGATGCCCGGCGAAGTCGAATTGCGCGTCGGATCGGTGCCCGGGATCGGCCATGCCGAAGTCAATCTGGTCTGGGATCCGCCCTGGGACCCGCAGAAGATGACCGACGACGCCAAGCTCGAACTGGGGATGCTGTGA
- a CDS encoding MBL fold metallo-hydrolase — protein MRLLKLALAGLLWILVILCLFLTVLPHFLDRIYYRGPVSAHFDGAHFFNPDGDDDRLPAASSRAGFLARRIFGDPTQPVWPGRVAVRPSKPPARVEGEAMRVTWIGHASVLVQTNGLNILTDPVWSERAGPFGFGPTRVAQPGVRFEDLPKIDLVLVSHNHYDHMDLATLKRLWDRDEPIIVTSLGNDALLRAAGIPGRYDATDCGDCPGFEALDWGDSTPVMRFDNPWSGDPPKSPVRPAMVHVTRNHHWDSRWFSDRNRALWSSFVVRLPHGNVFFAGDTGLGDGKWPAEAAALGPIRFAAIPIGAFRFEEGQMASGSHIGPRDALRVWDGLGRPFALPIHWGTFRLSREGYATPPRMLRAAQVCAGSDPARFAPVAIGVPFDVPALGAPARRPDMARVAQCERDGRFDAFR, from the coding sequence ATGCGCCTGCTCAAGCTTGCCCTTGCCGGGCTGTTGTGGATCCTGGTGATCCTGTGCCTCTTCCTTACCGTGCTCCCGCATTTCCTCGACCGCATCTATTATCGCGGACCGGTGAGCGCGCATTTCGACGGGGCGCATTTCTTCAATCCCGACGGCGACGATGATCGCTTGCCCGCGGCAAGCAGCCGCGCGGGCTTCCTCGCGCGGCGGATTTTCGGCGACCCGACCCAGCCGGTCTGGCCCGGGCGCGTGGCGGTACGTCCATCGAAACCGCCAGCGCGCGTCGAAGGGGAGGCGATGCGCGTCACCTGGATCGGGCATGCCAGCGTGCTGGTACAGACCAACGGCCTCAACATCCTCACCGATCCGGTGTGGAGCGAGCGCGCCGGGCCGTTCGGCTTCGGCCCTACCCGCGTCGCGCAGCCAGGCGTGCGCTTCGAGGACCTGCCGAAGATCGATCTCGTTCTCGTCAGCCACAACCATTACGATCATATGGATCTCGCGACGCTCAAGCGACTTTGGGATCGCGACGAGCCGATCATCGTGACCAGCCTCGGCAATGACGCGTTGCTTCGGGCCGCGGGAATTCCAGGCCGATACGACGCCACCGATTGCGGCGATTGTCCGGGTTTCGAGGCGCTCGACTGGGGTGACTCCACTCCGGTCATGCGTTTCGACAATCCGTGGAGCGGGGATCCGCCGAAATCGCCAGTCAGGCCGGCCATGGTGCATGTCACTCGTAACCACCATTGGGACAGCCGCTGGTTCAGCGATCGCAACCGGGCGCTCTGGTCGAGCTTCGTGGTCCGCCTGCCGCATGGCAATGTCTTCTTCGCCGGCGATACCGGGCTCGGCGACGGCAAATGGCCCGCCGAGGCGGCTGCGCTTGGCCCGATCCGTTTCGCCGCGATCCCGATCGGCGCCTTCCGCTTCGAGGAAGGCCAGATGGCGAGCGGCAGCCATATCGGGCCGCGTGACGCCTTGCGGGTATGGGATGGCCTCGGGCGCCCCTTCGCCCTCCCGATCCATTGGGGCACCTTCCGGCTCTCGCGCGAAGGCTATGCCACGCCGCCGCGCATGCTGCGTGCGGCACAGGTCTGCGCCGGCAGCGACCCGGCCCGCTTCGCACCCGTAGCGATCGGCGTCCCCTTCGACGTGCCCGCGCTCGGCGCACCGGCTCGGCGACCCGATATGGCACGAGTCGCGCAGTGCGAACGCGACGGACGGTTCGACGCGTTCCGCTGA
- a CDS encoding GreA/GreB family elongation factor produces the protein MSVAFRRDSDEEHKEPKFEIPLPAGPNLVTARGLALIEAKVVELEAAIAAETAEEPREVLRRERRYWNTRRSTAEIAPPPEEGVVGIGSRVRIRLAGKARVIDVVGNDEADPHADRLAFSAPLANALLGAEAGERVDFNGRPEAIEILEVVAIPD, from the coding sequence ATGAGTGTCGCCTTCCGCCGCGATAGCGACGAGGAACATAAGGAACCGAAGTTCGAGATTCCGCTGCCCGCCGGCCCCAATCTGGTGACTGCGCGCGGGCTCGCGTTGATCGAGGCCAAGGTTGTCGAGCTCGAGGCGGCGATCGCTGCCGAGACCGCGGAGGAGCCGCGCGAAGTGCTCCGGCGCGAGCGGCGTTACTGGAACACGCGGCGGAGCACTGCCGAGATCGCGCCACCGCCTGAGGAGGGCGTCGTGGGGATCGGCTCGCGCGTGCGTATCCGGCTGGCGGGCAAGGCGCGCGTGATCGACGTGGTCGGCAATGACGAAGCCGATCCGCACGCCGACCGGCTGGCCTTCTCGGCCCCACTGGCCAACGCTTTGCTCGGCGCGGAGGCCGGCGAGCGCGTCGATTTCAACGGCCGGCCCGAAGCGATCGAGATTCTGGAAGTCGTCGCGATTCCCGACTGA
- the ligA gene encoding NAD-dependent DNA ligase LigA, producing MTSALPRTEEEAAAELARLADEIAHHNRRYHDDDAPEISDSEFDALMRRNTAIEAEFPELVRADTPSRKVGAAPAGHLAKIAHARPMFSLDNGFAEEDVTDFLGRVRRFLNLGEDAAIALTAEPKIDGLSCSLRYEQGRLVQALTRGDGQIGEDVTANVRTIRDIPQEIAGAPAIFEVRGEVYMAKDDFAALNTRLLAEAGETGKEARQFANPRNAAAGSLRQKDASVTASRPLRFLAWGWGEVTALPGETQTQVIAAIRGMGFPVSELFAGPLALAAALAQYRTIEAQRADLPFDIDGVVYKIDRLDWQTRLGFVGRAPRWGLAHKFPAERAQTTLRAIDIQVGRTGKLTPVARLEPVTVGGVVVTNATLHNADEIARLGVRPGDRVMLQRAGDVIPQIVENLTLAEERPAFAFPDHCPRCGSEAVAEEGEVDVRCTGGLICPAQRLERFKHFVSRGALDIEGLGEKTLVEFLDLGWIAEPADIFRLAAHREEWLEREGWQAKSVDALLAAIEAKRTPDAARLLFGLGIRHVGAITARDLMKRYTTLVAIQTLADECIALRDANPAALGESAQKHRARLDKAITEHIGVENVGGAVGQALADFFHEPHNRALWDDLLGEVAPPPFIVETRASEVSGKTLVFTGSLETLSRDEAKAQAESLGARVAGSVSAKTDLVIAGPGAGSKLKKAAELGIEVISEGKWAEIVAAAE from the coding sequence ATGACATCCGCGCTGCCCCGGACCGAGGAAGAAGCCGCCGCCGAGCTGGCCCGGCTTGCCGACGAAATCGCTCATCACAACAGACGCTACCACGACGACGACGCCCCCGAGATCAGCGACTCGGAATTCGACGCGCTGATGCGGCGCAACACTGCGATCGAAGCCGAATTCCCCGAACTCGTCCGCGCCGATACGCCGTCGCGCAAGGTGGGCGCCGCGCCCGCGGGCCACCTTGCCAAAATCGCGCATGCACGGCCGATGTTCAGCCTCGACAATGGTTTTGCCGAGGAGGATGTCACCGACTTTCTCGGCCGGGTTCGCCGCTTTCTGAACCTTGGCGAGGATGCGGCGATCGCCCTCACCGCCGAACCCAAGATCGACGGGCTCTCGTGCTCGCTGCGGTACGAGCAGGGCAGGCTCGTCCAGGCGCTCACCCGCGGCGACGGCCAGATCGGCGAGGACGTCACTGCCAATGTCCGCACCATAAGGGACATTCCGCAGGAGATCGCCGGCGCGCCTGCGATCTTCGAGGTGCGCGGCGAGGTCTATATGGCCAAGGACGACTTCGCCGCCTTGAACACGCGTCTGCTCGCCGAGGCCGGGGAGACCGGCAAGGAGGCACGCCAGTTCGCCAATCCGCGCAACGCCGCCGCCGGTTCGCTGCGCCAGAAGGACGCGTCGGTCACCGCATCGCGTCCGCTGCGCTTCCTCGCCTGGGGCTGGGGCGAAGTCACTGCGCTGCCAGGCGAGACGCAGACCCAGGTCATCGCGGCGATTCGCGGCATGGGCTTCCCGGTGTCGGAGCTGTTCGCCGGGCCGCTCGCCCTCGCCGCAGCGCTGGCGCAGTATCGCACGATCGAGGCACAGCGCGCCGATTTGCCCTTCGACATCGACGGCGTCGTCTACAAGATCGACCGGCTCGACTGGCAGACCCGGCTCGGCTTTGTCGGCCGGGCCCCGCGCTGGGGCCTGGCGCACAAATTCCCCGCCGAACGGGCGCAGACGACATTGCGCGCGATCGACATCCAGGTCGGCCGCACCGGCAAGCTCACGCCCGTGGCGCGGCTCGAGCCGGTGACGGTCGGCGGCGTCGTCGTCACCAACGCGACGCTGCACAATGCCGACGAGATCGCCCGGCTCGGCGTGCGCCCCGGCGATCGCGTAATGCTCCAGCGCGCCGGCGACGTGATCCCGCAGATCGTCGAGAATTTGACGCTCGCGGAGGAGCGCCCGGCTTTTGCCTTCCCCGACCATTGCCCGCGTTGCGGATCGGAAGCCGTGGCCGAGGAAGGCGAAGTCGACGTCCGCTGCACCGGCGGGCTGATCTGCCCCGCACAGCGGCTCGAGCGGTTCAAGCATTTCGTCAGCCGCGGCGCGCTCGACATCGAAGGGCTGGGTGAGAAGACCCTCGTCGAGTTCCTCGACCTCGGCTGGATAGCCGAACCGGCGGACATCTTCCGCCTCGCCGCGCATCGCGAGGAATGGCTGGAGCGCGAGGGCTGGCAGGCGAAGTCGGTCGACGCGCTGCTCGCCGCGATCGAGGCCAAGCGCACGCCCGATGCCGCCCGGCTGCTCTTCGGGCTCGGCATTCGCCATGTCGGCGCAATCACTGCGCGCGACCTGATGAAGCGCTACACGACGCTCGTGGCGATCCAGACGCTGGCCGACGAGTGCATCGCGCTGCGCGATGCCAATCCGGCCGCGCTCGGCGAAAGCGCACAGAAGCACCGCGCGCGGCTCGACAAGGCGATCACCGAGCATATCGGCGTGGAGAATGTCGGCGGCGCCGTCGGGCAGGCCCTCGCCGATTTCTTCCACGAGCCGCATAATCGCGCACTGTGGGACGATCTGCTCGGCGAGGTCGCGCCGCCGCCCTTCATCGTCGAGACACGCGCGTCCGAGGTGTCGGGCAAGACGTTGGTGTTCACCGGCAGCCTTGAGACGCTGAGCCGCGACGAAGCCAAGGCGCAGGCCGAATCGCTGGGCGCGCGAGTCGCCGGATCGGTGTCGGCGAAGACCGATCTGGTGATCGCGGGACCCGGCGCCGGCTCCAAGCTCAAAAAGGCCGCAGAGCTTGGCATCGAAGTGATTTCCGAGGGAAAATGGGCCGAGATCGTCGCTGCCGCCGAGTGA